From a single Bradyrhizobium sediminis genomic region:
- a CDS encoding fused MFS/spermidine synthase gives MILSEPSVIAGQPSIARNRLVLVAYTAAIFVSALLLFSVQPLFTKMVLPRLGGSPAVWSVAMVFFQSLLLGGYAYAHYLMQIRNRTIPVAIHLVLLAIALLSLPLSIAGGWGEPPTSGYALWLLGLFAVSIGLPFFALAANNPLLQAWFVRTGHPNGPDPYFLYASSNIGSFLALLSYPVLLEPMFTLRMQNLIWTGGYGLLILLIAACAVLMLRSPVMAAADIRAEDTHSPAPPWILRARWIFLAAVPSGLLIAVTAHISTDVAAAPLLWVLPLSLYLLTWVLVFQSRPLLPHKWMLLLQPLAIAGVIVLLAFGGEQNLLLTLGGHQLCFFVIAMACHGELARTRPAAKYLTGFYVALSFGGMVGGLFAGLIAPFTFSWIAEYPILLALAALCRPSGGNERLPRWSLWYWPFLAALAVGLILPAYYTGKMFTWLDEHRVWVIGAVGVLSALLALGLNANRWKIFATVAVALVLLRAYPSDDGRVETVRSFFGVHKIVVTPNGQYHVLMHGTTIHGAEKFQNDDGTPVTGRPEPITYYHKDGGIGQAIAAVRQRKGAPLRAAVIGLGSGTLTCASEPGENWKFFEIDQSMVDTAKDPKYFTYIRKCEPDLKPVIGDARLTFAREPDGIYDLIIVDAYSSDAIPIHLATEEAMKIYKDKLAPQGAVVMHVSNRHLELSSVVVGIADANDLKSWVYNEDSGRDNEYIFSTSVVVSAREEADVGKLASSEDWALEEADEKQRVWTDDYSNVLGAVWRRLKNGEE, from the coding sequence ATGATTCTTTCCGAGCCGTCCGTCATCGCGGGCCAGCCGTCCATTGCCCGTAACCGGCTGGTCCTGGTGGCCTATACCGCTGCGATTTTCGTCAGCGCGCTGCTGTTGTTCTCGGTGCAGCCGCTGTTCACCAAGATGGTGCTGCCGCGGCTCGGCGGCTCGCCGGCGGTGTGGTCGGTGGCGATGGTGTTCTTCCAGTCGCTGCTGCTCGGCGGCTATGCCTATGCGCATTACCTGATGCAGATACGAAACCGGACCATTCCGGTGGCGATCCATCTGGTGCTGCTCGCGATCGCATTGCTGTCGCTGCCGCTGTCGATCGCGGGCGGGTGGGGCGAGCCGCCGACCTCGGGCTATGCTCTGTGGCTGCTGGGCCTGTTCGCGGTGTCGATCGGGCTGCCGTTCTTCGCGCTCGCCGCCAACAATCCGCTGCTGCAGGCCTGGTTCGTGCGCACCGGCCATCCCAACGGCCCCGATCCATACTTCCTCTATGCCTCCTCGAATATCGGCAGTTTCCTGGCGCTGTTGTCCTATCCGGTGCTGCTGGAGCCGATGTTCACGCTGCGCATGCAGAACCTGATCTGGACCGGCGGCTACGGCCTGCTGATCCTGCTGATCGCGGCTTGCGCCGTACTGATGCTGCGCTCGCCGGTCATGGCCGCGGCCGATATCCGTGCCGAGGACACCCACTCGCCGGCGCCACCCTGGATCCTGCGGGCGCGCTGGATCTTTCTCGCCGCAGTGCCGTCGGGCCTCCTGATCGCGGTGACCGCGCATATCTCCACCGACGTCGCCGCCGCGCCGCTTCTGTGGGTGCTGCCGCTGTCGCTGTATCTCTTGACCTGGGTGCTGGTGTTCCAGTCGCGCCCGCTGCTGCCGCACAAATGGATGCTGTTGCTGCAGCCGCTGGCGATTGCGGGCGTGATCGTGCTGCTCGCCTTCGGCGGCGAGCAGAACCTGCTGCTGACGCTCGGCGGGCATCAGCTATGTTTCTTCGTCATCGCGATGGCGTGCCATGGCGAGCTGGCGCGTACCCGCCCGGCCGCGAAATATCTCACCGGCTTCTATGTCGCGCTGTCGTTCGGCGGCATGGTCGGCGGCCTGTTCGCCGGGTTGATCGCGCCGTTCACGTTCTCATGGATCGCCGAATATCCGATCCTGCTGGCGCTGGCGGCGCTGTGCCGGCCGTCCGGCGGCAACGAGAGGCTGCCGCGCTGGAGCCTGTGGTACTGGCCGTTCCTCGCCGCGCTGGCGGTAGGGCTGATCCTGCCGGCCTACTACACGGGCAAGATGTTCACCTGGCTCGATGAACATCGGGTCTGGGTGATCGGCGCCGTCGGCGTGCTCTCAGCCTTGCTGGCGCTCGGCTTGAATGCCAACCGCTGGAAGATTTTCGCGACCGTCGCGGTGGCGCTGGTGCTGCTGCGGGCCTATCCGTCCGACGACGGGCGGGTGGAAACCGTGCGCAGCTTCTTCGGCGTCCACAAGATCGTGGTGACGCCGAACGGCCAGTATCACGTGCTGATGCACGGCACCACGATCCACGGCGCCGAGAAATTCCAGAACGACGACGGCACCCCGGTGACCGGCCGGCCCGAGCCGATCACCTATTACCACAAGGACGGCGGCATCGGTCAGGCGATCGCGGCGGTGCGCCAACGCAAAGGCGCGCCGCTGCGGGCCGCAGTGATCGGTCTCGGCTCCGGCACCCTGACCTGCGCTTCCGAACCGGGCGAGAACTGGAAGTTCTTCGAGATCGACCAGTCGATGGTCGATACCGCAAAGGACCCGAAATACTTCACCTACATCCGGAAATGCGAGCCGGACCTGAAGCCCGTGATCGGCGATGCGCGGTTGACCTTCGCCAGGGAGCCCGACGGCATCTACGACCTGATCATCGTCGACGCCTATTCATCGGACGCGATCCCGATCCATCTTGCCACCGAAGAGGCGATGAAGATCTACAAGGACAAGCTGGCGCCGCAGGGTGCCGTCGTGATGCACGTCTCCAACCGGCACCTGGAGCTGTCCAGCGTCGTGGTCGGCATCGCCGATGCCAACGACCTCAAGAGCTGGGTCTACAACGAGGATTCCGGGCGTGACAACGAATATATCTTTTCGACCTCGGTGGTGGTTTCGGCGCGCGAGGAAGCGGATGTCGGCAAGCTGGCGTCGTCGGAGGACTGGGCGCTTGAGGAAGCCGACGAAAAGCAGCGGGTCTGGACCGACGATTACTCCAACGTGCTCGGTGCGGTGTGGCGGCGGCTCAAGAACGGGGAAGAGTGA
- a CDS encoding phytoene desaturase family protein: MNETDVVIIGAGHNGLTCAAYLAMAGLRVKVVERRKVVGGAAVTEEFHPGFRNSVAAYTVSLLNPQIISDLKLADHGLRIVERRAQNFLPAPGGSYLLTGEGRTHASVAKLSERDAGRIDAFNRELETIADVLRAFVLRAPPNLVEGFGIGAIREAFNALGTANILRRLSLEQQRSLLDLFTRSAGDMLDDAFENDLVKALYGFDAIVGNYASPYAAGSAYVMLHHAFGEVNGKKGVWGHAIGGMGAITQAMAKAARGHGAGIETEAGVREVIVERDRAVGVILDNGETIRAKYVASGVNPKLLYTRLVPADALPAAFLNRIQHWRNGSGTFRINVALSTLPSFTALPGEGDHLSAGIIIAPSLGYMDRAWQDAREHGWSRAPVVEVLIPSTLDDTLCPPGQHVASLFCQHVAPELPDGKSWDDYREEVADLMIATVDQYAPGFAASVIGRQMLSPLDLERQFGLLGGDIFHGALTLNQLFSARPMLGHADYRGPLKGLYHCGSGAHPGGGVTGAPGHNAARAILGDHRALFGQTDGSRR; this comes from the coding sequence ATGAACGAAACCGACGTCGTCATCATCGGAGCGGGACATAACGGCCTCACCTGCGCCGCCTATCTGGCGATGGCCGGCTTGCGGGTGAAGGTGGTCGAACGCCGCAAGGTGGTCGGCGGCGCCGCGGTGACCGAGGAATTCCATCCGGGCTTCCGCAATTCGGTCGCGGCCTACACCGTCAGCCTGCTCAACCCGCAGATCATCTCGGACCTGAAACTGGCCGATCACGGCCTGCGGATCGTCGAACGCCGCGCCCAGAATTTCCTGCCCGCCCCCGGCGGCAGCTATCTGCTGACCGGCGAAGGCCGCACTCACGCGTCCGTGGCAAAACTCAGCGAGCGCGACGCCGGACGCATCGATGCGTTCAACCGCGAACTCGAGACCATTGCCGACGTGCTGCGCGCCTTCGTGTTGCGCGCGCCGCCGAACCTCGTCGAAGGATTCGGCATCGGGGCAATCCGCGAGGCCTTCAATGCGCTGGGCACCGCCAACATCCTGCGCCGGCTCTCGCTGGAGCAGCAGCGTTCCCTGCTCGACCTGTTCACGCGCTCGGCCGGCGACATGCTGGATGACGCCTTCGAGAACGACCTGGTCAAGGCGCTTTACGGCTTCGACGCCATCGTCGGCAATTACGCCAGCCCCTACGCGGCGGGTTCGGCCTATGTGATGCTGCACCACGCCTTCGGCGAGGTGAACGGCAAGAAGGGAGTCTGGGGCCACGCCATCGGCGGCATGGGCGCGATCACGCAGGCGATGGCGAAAGCGGCGCGCGGCCATGGCGCCGGGATCGAAACCGAGGCCGGCGTGCGCGAAGTGATCGTCGAGCGCGACCGCGCGGTCGGCGTGATCCTCGACAATGGCGAAACCATCCGCGCCAAATACGTCGCCTCCGGCGTCAATCCGAAATTGCTGTATACGCGCCTCGTTCCGGCGGACGCCCTACCCGCAGCGTTCCTCAACCGCATCCAACACTGGCGCAACGGCTCCGGCACCTTCCGGATCAACGTTGCGCTCAGCACCCTGCCCTCGTTCACCGCGCTGCCCGGCGAAGGCGATCACCTCTCGGCCGGCATCATCATCGCCCCCAGCCTCGGCTACATGGATCGCGCCTGGCAGGACGCCCGCGAGCACGGCTGGAGCCGCGCGCCGGTGGTCGAGGTCCTGATCCCCTCGACGCTGGACGATACGCTGTGTCCGCCCGGCCAGCATGTCGCCAGCCTGTTCTGCCAGCACGTCGCGCCGGAATTGCCCGACGGAAAATCGTGGGACGACTATCGCGAGGAGGTCGCTGACCTCATGATCGCGACGGTGGACCAATACGCGCCCGGTTTTGCCGCAAGCGTGATCGGCCGGCAGATGCTGTCGCCGCTCGACCTGGAGCGCCAGTTCGGGCTGCTCGGCGGCGACATCTTTCATGGCGCGCTGACGCTCAATCAACTGTTCTCGGCCCGGCCGATGCTCGGCCACGCCGATTATCGCGGGCCGCTGAAGGGTCTCTATCATTGCGGCAGCGGCGCCCATCCCGGCGGCGGCGTCACCGGCGCCCCCGGCCACAACGCCGCGCGCGCGATCCTCGGGGATCACCGGGCGCTGTTCGGGCAAACGGACGGGAGCAGACGATGA
- a CDS encoding protease inhibitor I42 family protein → MRALSACLLLAAAMLTAAGAKADAADQTLQLTVGQEAAIELEENPSTGYQWTIDARAGVNASILRITDRGFSRNADGKRLLGAPGIHRWSIAATSAGSASVTFVYRRSWEATPVRRHQVTVQAVAR, encoded by the coding sequence ATGCGCGCCCTGTCAGCGTGTCTGTTGCTGGCCGCAGCAATGCTGACAGCGGCTGGTGCCAAGGCGGACGCCGCCGACCAGACGCTCCAGCTGACGGTCGGTCAGGAAGCCGCCATCGAGCTCGAGGAGAATCCATCGACCGGATACCAGTGGACGATCGACGCCAGGGCGGGCGTCAACGCCTCGATCCTGCGCATCACTGACCGCGGATTCTCGCGAAATGCGGACGGCAAGCGCCTGCTCGGCGCACCCGGCATCCATCGCTGGAGCATCGCGGCCACCAGCGCCGGCAGTGCGAGCGTCACCTTCGTCTACCGGAGGTCCTGGGAAGCAACCCCCGTCCGCCGGCATCAGGTGACGGTACAGGCCGTTGCGCGGTGA
- a CDS encoding outer membrane protein: MQRVAFALLAGFAFIIAGNSGASAAPAAPFAWTGCYLGANVGYGWAPTKWNDNGIEFTSHSANGVIGGGQFGCDYQSGAWVFGIQGMIDAAGMKGSSANLLLDPGGAVIDSTNISSFATLTGRFGYTVEPATLLYVKGGAAWVRSSFRECCEPTVVILDTLGPLNDGIADVTRTGWTIGAGLERMFAPNWSAFVEYGYIGLGSSSVRFSPINGSPGPFIYHIDQNVHTVLLGLNYRFGGFGSR; the protein is encoded by the coding sequence ATGCAAAGGGTCGCTTTTGCGCTTCTGGCCGGGTTCGCATTCATCATTGCCGGCAACAGCGGCGCGTCCGCCGCACCCGCGGCACCTTTCGCATGGACCGGCTGCTATCTCGGCGCCAACGTCGGCTATGGCTGGGCTCCGACGAAGTGGAATGACAACGGCATCGAATTCACCTCACACAGCGCCAACGGCGTGATCGGCGGCGGACAGTTTGGCTGCGATTACCAGAGCGGTGCCTGGGTGTTTGGCATTCAGGGGATGATTGACGCTGCGGGAATGAAGGGCAGCAGCGCCAATTTGTTACTCGATCCGGGCGGTGCTGTGATCGACTCCACCAATATCTCCAGCTTTGCGACCCTCACAGGCCGCTTCGGTTACACCGTCGAGCCTGCGACACTGCTCTACGTGAAAGGTGGTGCAGCCTGGGTGCGCTCAAGTTTCAGGGAATGCTGTGAGCCGACGGTCGTCATTTTGGATACCTTGGGACCGCTCAACGACGGCATTGCAGACGTGACGCGGACCGGCTGGACCATCGGCGCAGGCTTGGAGCGCATGTTCGCGCCCAATTGGTCGGCCTTCGTCGAATATGGTTACATCGGGCTCGGCAGTTCGTCGGTTAGATTCAGCCCGATCAATGGCTCGCCGGGACCGTTCATTTACCACATCGACCAGAACGTTCACACGGTCCTGCTGGGCCTCAATTACCGGTTTGGCGGATTTGGCAGCCGGTAA
- a CDS encoding 50S ribosomal protein L11 methyltransferase produces the protein MTSTLTPATTRASFAIGSEQTARRVVDLLTESFFEGQAAIAAFEGAGGRWDITVHFAEPPDQASIRELIRLAAGDEVAGDIAFDTVEAKDWVKATLEELVPVRAGRFIVHGHHDRSKVPANKLGIEIEAALAFGTGHHGTTRGCLLLLDEVLKAWRPRRVLDLGTGTGVLAIAAAKALQINVLASDIDPLSVRVAAENARLNGAGDLVETIRATGFSAPQFAQRGPFDLVLANILANPLRQMATPMARHLAPSALVILSGLLPPQASGVVAAYRARGLVLVRQLRIEGWSSLLMRKVA, from the coding sequence ATGACCTCCACCCTCACCCCCGCCACCACCCGCGCCAGCTTTGCGATCGGCAGCGAACAGACCGCAAGACGCGTGGTCGATCTGTTGACCGAAAGCTTTTTCGAGGGCCAGGCCGCGATCGCCGCGTTCGAGGGCGCCGGCGGGCGCTGGGACATCACCGTGCATTTCGCCGAGCCGCCGGATCAGGCCTCGATCCGCGAACTGATCCGTCTCGCCGCCGGCGACGAGGTCGCGGGGGATATCGCCTTCGACACCGTCGAGGCCAAGGATTGGGTCAAGGCGACGCTGGAGGAACTGGTCCCGGTCCGCGCCGGCCGCTTCATCGTGCACGGCCACCATGACCGCTCAAAAGTGCCGGCCAACAAGCTCGGCATCGAGATCGAGGCGGCGCTGGCGTTCGGCACCGGCCATCACGGCACCACCCGCGGCTGCCTGTTGCTGCTCGACGAGGTGCTGAAGGCCTGGCGTCCGCGGCGCGTGCTCGACCTCGGCACCGGCACCGGCGTGCTGGCCATCGCGGCGGCGAAGGCGCTGCAAATCAATGTGCTGGCGAGCGACATCGATCCGCTGTCGGTGCGCGTGGCCGCGGAGAACGCCCGGCTCAACGGGGCAGGCGACCTGGTGGAGACGATCCGGGCGACCGGGTTTTCGGCGCCGCAATTCGCGCAGCGCGGGCCGTTCGATCTGGTGCTGGCGAATATTCTCGCCAATCCGTTGCGGCAAATGGCAACGCCGATGGCGCGGCATCTCGCACCATCGGCGCTGGTCATTCTCTCAGGACTGCTGCCGCCTCAGGCCAGCGGCGTCGTTGCCGCCTATCGCGCGCGCGGCCTGGTATTGGTGCGTCAACTCAGGATCGAAGGCTGGAGCAGCCTGCTGATGCGCAAAGTAGCGTAA
- a CDS encoding aminopeptidase P family protein produces the protein MFEAHFQTFEDPEAGVALTARLSAFREELARRKLTGFVIPRADQQQNEYVAPSEERLAWLTGFTGSAGMAVVLTRQAAVFVDGRYTLQAAKQVDTRAWQVEPLADPPPESWLAQHLAAGDRLGFDPWLHTSAAAERLAAACARAGAELVAVDSNPLDSVWTERPPPPLGPVAIHGPQFSGEAESEKLKRIRLEIVRLGVDALVLSDSHAVAWTFNIRGADVSHTPLPLSYALVPKDGRPTVFIDHRKLSNSARDHLEQSADVEEPDALAPRLTALAQAQASIALDSATAADALSRLIAAAGGKPVRGSDPVSLLKAVKNSTEIEGTRTAHRRDAVALTRFLAWIDREAPKGALTEIDTVEALETFRRDTGALKDVSFPTIAGTGPNGAIVHYRVTRMTNRRIAPGDLLLIDSGAQYEDGTTDVTRTVAIGEPTDEMRDRFTRVLRGHIAIARAVFPDGTTGAQLDTLARQFLWQAGIDFEHGTGHGVGSYLSVHEGPARISKLGATPLKRGMILSNEPGYYKTDGFGIRIENLELVIAADIAGAEKPVNAFETLTLAPIDRRLIDLDMLDGEELGWLNDYHARVRREVRPHVDEATKVWLDAATAPLTL, from the coding sequence ATGTTCGAAGCCCATTTCCAGACATTCGAAGACCCTGAAGCCGGCGTGGCGCTGACGGCGCGGCTGTCGGCGTTTCGCGAGGAGCTGGCGCGGCGCAAGCTGACCGGATTCGTGATTCCCCGCGCCGATCAGCAACAGAATGAGTATGTCGCCCCCTCGGAGGAGCGGCTGGCCTGGCTGACCGGCTTTACCGGATCCGCCGGCATGGCGGTCGTGCTGACCCGGCAGGCCGCGGTGTTCGTCGACGGCCGCTACACGCTGCAGGCAGCGAAACAGGTCGATACCAGGGCCTGGCAGGTCGAGCCGCTGGCCGATCCGCCGCCGGAAAGCTGGCTGGCGCAGCATCTTGCCGCCGGCGACCGCCTCGGATTTGACCCGTGGCTGCACACTTCGGCGGCAGCCGAACGGCTGGCCGCGGCCTGCGCCCGGGCCGGCGCGGAACTGGTCGCGGTCGACAGCAACCCGCTCGATTCGGTGTGGACCGAGCGCCCGCCCCCGCCGCTCGGCCCGGTCGCCATTCACGGCCCGCAATTTTCCGGCGAAGCCGAAAGCGAAAAGCTGAAGCGGATTCGCCTCGAGATCGTGCGTCTCGGCGTCGACGCGCTGGTGCTGTCGGATTCGCACGCGGTGGCCTGGACCTTCAATATCCGCGGCGCTGACGTCTCGCACACGCCGCTGCCCCTGTCCTATGCGCTGGTGCCGAAGGACGGCCGGCCCACGGTCTTCATCGATCACCGCAAGCTCTCCAACAGCGCCCGCGATCATCTCGAACAGTCGGCCGATGTCGAGGAGCCGGATGCGCTGGCGCCGAGGCTCACCGCGCTGGCGCAAGCGCAGGCGTCGATCGCGCTCGACAGCGCCACCGCCGCCGACGCGCTGAGCCGGCTGATAGCGGCCGCCGGCGGCAAGCCGGTGCGCGGCAGCGATCCCGTCAGCCTGCTCAAGGCCGTCAAGAATTCGACCGAGATCGAGGGCACGCGAACCGCGCACCGGCGTGACGCGGTGGCGCTGACGCGTTTCCTCGCCTGGATCGACCGCGAAGCGCCGAAGGGCGCGCTGACCGAGATCGACACCGTCGAGGCGCTGGAGACCTTCCGCCGCGACACCGGCGCGCTCAAGGACGTCTCGTTCCCGACCATCGCCGGCACCGGGCCGAACGGCGCCATCGTGCATTACCGCGTCACCCGCATGACCAACCGGCGGATCGCGCCCGGCGACCTCTTGCTGATCGATTCCGGCGCGCAATACGAGGACGGCACCACCGACGTCACCCGCACCGTCGCGATCGGCGAGCCGACGGACGAAATGCGCGACCGCTTCACCCGCGTGCTGCGCGGCCATATCGCGATTGCGCGGGCGGTATTTCCCGACGGCACCACCGGCGCGCAGCTCGACACGCTGGCGCGGCAGTTCCTGTGGCAGGCCGGCATCGACTTCGAGCACGGCACCGGCCATGGCGTCGGCAGCTATCTTTCCGTACACGAGGGTCCGGCGCGGATCTCGAAACTCGGCGCCACGCCGCTGAAACGCGGCATGATCCTGTCCAACGAGCCCGGCTACTACAAGACCGACGGCTTCGGCATCCGGATCGAGAATCTCGAACTGGTGATCGCCGCCGACATTGCCGGCGCCGAGAAGCCGGTTAACGCCTTCGAGACGCTGACGCTGGCGCCGATCGACCGGCGATTGATCGACCTCGACATGCTTGATGGTGAGGAGCTGGGCTGGCTCAACGACTATCACGCGAGGGTGCGCCGCGAGGTGCGGCCACATGTCGACGAGGCCACCAAGGTGTGGCTCGATGCAGCGACCGCGCCGCTGACGCTGTGA
- a CDS encoding multidrug effflux MFS transporter, with translation MHGVMGKPPGTANDGGVATSRITLLLLVAMTGVAPISLYMLVPALPVLATTFGRDISIAQMTVSLYMVGIACSQIIMGPLSDKFGRRPVLLAGLGLMVAASAACIFAETLPQLIAARFLQALGGATGMVVSRAIIRDLYSRDRVGAMISLVVAVMMIAQMLSPLTGGLLEIAFGWRAIFYLITAASLVITVAIAVALPETRRDRIEAGGFRGDVGSLLTSRAFIGYMLCQVLASQIIFIFAGGGPYIVVTQMGRSSAEYGAWFATTGLAFLVGNLFSARFSPRHQLEKLIWFGLALQLAGSLLNLVWGVTGLNQAPSWLFGTQMIVMFANAFVMSNSAAGAISIRPEAAGTASGAMGFLQMGLGSLVSQFGAWLGGHFATPVPLNIAIVVLSIACASTMVFLIPRRDVVVSEELIEKAEEEESGML, from the coding sequence ATGCACGGAGTGATGGGCAAGCCGCCCGGTACGGCGAACGACGGCGGCGTCGCGACGTCCAGGATCACGCTGCTGCTGCTCGTCGCCATGACCGGCGTCGCGCCGATTTCGCTCTATATGCTGGTGCCGGCCCTGCCGGTGCTGGCCACCACGTTCGGGCGCGACATCTCCATCGCGCAGATGACGGTGTCGCTCTACATGGTCGGCATCGCCTGCTCGCAGATCATCATGGGGCCGCTGTCGGACAAGTTCGGGCGCCGCCCGGTGCTGCTGGCAGGCCTCGGCCTGATGGTGGCGGCGAGCGCGGCCTGCATCTTCGCCGAGACTTTGCCGCAACTGATCGCCGCGCGCTTCCTGCAGGCGCTCGGCGGCGCCACCGGCATGGTGGTGAGCCGCGCCATCATCCGCGACCTCTACAGCCGCGACCGCGTCGGCGCCATGATCAGCCTGGTGGTCGCCGTCATGATGATCGCGCAGATGCTGAGCCCGCTCACCGGCGGCCTGCTGGAGATCGCCTTCGGCTGGCGCGCCATCTTCTATCTTATCACCGCCGCCTCGCTCGTCATTACGGTCGCCATCGCCGTCGCGCTGCCGGAGACGCGGCGCGACCGCATCGAGGCCGGTGGATTTCGCGGCGATGTCGGCAGCCTGCTCACCAGCCGCGCCTTCATCGGCTACATGCTGTGCCAGGTGCTGGCCTCGCAGATCATCTTCATCTTCGCCGGCGGCGGCCCCTATATCGTGGTCACGCAGATGGGCCGCTCCAGCGCCGAATATGGCGCGTGGTTCGCGACCACGGGCCTGGCGTTCCTGGTCGGCAACCTGTTCTCCGCGCGGTTCTCGCCGCGCCACCAGCTGGAGAAACTGATCTGGTTCGGGCTGGCGCTGCAATTGGCCGGCAGCCTGCTCAACCTCGTCTGGGGCGTCACCGGGCTCAATCAGGCGCCGTCATGGCTGTTCGGCACCCAGATGATCGTGATGTTCGCCAACGCCTTCGTGATGTCGAACTCGGCGGCCGGCGCCATCAGCATCCGCCCGGAGGCCGCCGGCACCGCATCGGGCGCGATGGGATTCCTGCAGATGGGGCTCGGCTCGCTGGTCTCGCAATTCGGCGCCTGGCTCGGCGGCCATTTTGCCACGCCGGTGCCGCTCAATATCGCCATCGTCGTGCTGTCGATCGCCTGCGCCTCGACGATGGTGTTCCTGATCCCCCGCCGCGACGTGGTGGTCAGCGAGGAGCTGATCGAGAAGGCGGAGGAGGAAGAGTCGGGGATGCTGTGA